Genomic window (Phragmites australis chromosome 5, lpPhrAust1.1, whole genome shotgun sequence):
GATCGTTTCTCTTTGTTCTTGTCTTCCTTTCATTTCCTGAATGgttttgatgtatatatattgtttgTTTCCTGTTAAGGTATTTTGATCAAGAGGATATCCGGAAGAATAgttcttttgttctttttccTTGCTTGTTCTCCTTTTTGCCTATATGCATGAGCGCTACTGCGACATTAATCATTCTTTGACTTCTATTGATCCTGGATGTTGCTTGCACTTCGTTCTTCTATTTCGCAcatgttgtttttttttcagctgCTGCTTGAAAATCTTTTTGCTTGCCTGTTTGTGCATGCGACACATCTAAATTAATAATCCAATTAAATCGAAGTTCTTTGTTTTCTGCAATAATATAGTGTAGGAGATGAAGTTCCACGTCCCAGTTGCTTATCTTTTGtccaaaagaaaattttccCTTCACGCAAGGTCGATCCATTTGTAACTTGAATTATGAAATTATTGTTTCTCCCTGAGAATGACAAAGAGACAAAATTCCAATTATATACGACAGTATGTTGTTCGCATTTTGGGCCTCTATACTAATCAATGCATCTTACAAATTTTCTTTAACATATGGGGAGATCCCTTATACTATGTGTCTCTGGGTAATAGGTGTTCTATTTTATGAGGAAAAGTCTGAGCTCTGTTTGCTTTGTTGTAGAAAAATCGCGTTTGCTTGAATTTAAATCCTGAAGTTGTATTTCCAGAAAAAAATGTTTAATTTATCAAAGAAAGTTCTATAAAAATATCCATCACCAATTTACTAAgcttttttaatcttctttcaTCAAAGGTTTCTGCCTTGATTTTATGGAATCATGAGTTCGTGGTAGTGTTCTCCTAACTCCCACCCGTAAATCTTGCATGCATGTTTACCTATGACAATAACTTTCATCCCGTTTGTACCATGTTATACTGCCAAGCAAGAGCTAGGTTCATTTCTAAACATTGCACTCCATATCCGGGGACTGAAAATTTTCTATGTTCATGTACCTCTATTTTTCTTCACGCATGGCTTTTAGATTAGAGCCTTTTACTTAATTTTGTGATGAACCTGGATTGGTAATCAGACGAGTAGTCttcacttcttcttttttgagcGGAAGTAGGTTCTTGTACGTAGGCATATATTAGTGTTACACACAAATTGTTACGTAAGCATACCGATTCTTTAATGAGTTTTATATTATACAAGTAGGAAATCGAGAGCTAGCTGTGGAACATAAGGAATTCTAGTAGGCATATGATGTTGTTTCTTGGATATTGTTATGAAGATGGGAACCCTCAAAATAATGTTCTCCCATATCCGTAATGTGGTTCACTGGATCACTCCTAATCCAAGTCTACATGAAAGTACGCATGCAATTAATCAGTCTTTTGTATGATAAGTATATACCAATATCACTAAATAGAAGTGTATAACCAAGAAAGCCTTCGATACCAATTACCCAAAAAAATCCTCAGTGCTATATTTTCTTATAGAAGTCATTTTCAGCATGTTTTGCAATTCATCTTaacgagtttttttttctttttgcaattcATCGTAATGAGTTGCTTACATAAAGCTTTTCTCTGCAGCATAACAAAGACATTACAAAGGTACCAACATTGCTGCTACAATACTCAAGATTCCAATACACTCTCTGAAACTCAGGTAAATATATACCATCAATTGTTCTCGTGACGCCTCTTATTTCAAAACATTTCTCCTCCAAAAATTAATTATACCTGTTTTTACTttgtttctttactttcttgTGAAGATGTGTAATCAGCTCTTATCATATCTTAAATACAAtcatatattctagatcttcaaactttttatcattttatcCACCATCAAGTTTAAGACCAATGTTTAGCTACCCGGCCTACAACTAAAAAGCTATGAGTACATATTCTTTATCGATCTTATCATGGAAATCCGAGCATATAAAAACTTAAGGTGAATTGCATATAAATGGATTGTTTATTTTGTATCACAACATCAACTATTATTTTTGTTGCCACGTATTTATAGTTTTGATCGACAAAGGAAACATGGTAAAATGTCATAAATATTTTACATTCTTGTTACAAGCACACGCAAGCTAATTATATTAAGGAAAGAACCTACTACTGTGAAAACTGAATTCGTTTTCAGAACTTAATTACAGAAATACCATACCGGCCAGCCAGTAGAACCTTTCAAACTAACAATCATCATCTCATGTTTTGTTCTTAGATTCTGAGGTACCTTCAAACTCATAAATGCCAAGTAACCATGATCGTTAATCAAACCCTAATTGTTAAAACTGCTCCACAAACAGTGTGTTGCATATGGTTTGTCTTTTGACATATACTACATATAGGTCTTCAGTTGTGCATACTAAACAAGCTCCCAATGCAAGCCTAGACATCATTTCCAGAACTTAATGAAATTTCTGCAACCTAGAGTTATTTCCCCTGGATTCCTGGTGTCTTTCAATGGTAGCTGTGCGTAGTAAACATGCTCCCAATGCATGCCTAAAAATTAATTCTACAATTTAGTGAAGCTTCTGCTACCTAGAATTGTTTTCTCCCTGTATTAAACATTGTAAAAAGGTTATTCCTGCTGTCTTTCATTGCATTAAAACTTAGAAACACGATCTGGTAAATTGTCAAGGCAATAAAACTAATGAGGCTGCGTGTGCTTCTGTTTAGAGCTGGTACCAGGAAATGTCGAAGCTGAGGGCAAAATTCGAGGCTTTGCAGCGCACTCAGAGGTTTTGTCATATTTTTACATGTGATAATATCATGTCTCTCCAATGAAACCAAATCCACTCTTTGATGAAAGTACACCTTTTTATATTCTGTATGAACGGTGTACACGTTAAGTGACTAAAAATTTTACATAATACTTTTGTGTTGCATAATTTGAAAAGGCACTTGCTTGGGGAGGACCTTGGGCCGCTGAGCGTGAAGGAATTGCAGCAGCTAGAGAAACAGCTAGAATGTGCTATGTCACAGGCGAGACAGAGAAAGGTTCACATCTGAAGTCTTCCCTTCCCTCATATTTTGGAACATAAAAACGTTCTGTTCTAGAGCTAGTGGACATATGATTCAATGCAATGATATAACTCAGCTAACGGGAGGTGTCTTCAGTGGAATATGTAGTATCCCCACAGCACTAGTGTTAGTATTAGTAAGTTAATTTGTGTAAGATAACACCTAATTTATGTACTTGCCAAATCTTTATGGGGCTGAAATACATAATTTATAACAGAGGAATACTTGCGTATAcatttctttgaaagaaaattgCACACAAGGAAGATTCGAAAAAATTTGGTCTTTAATATGATTCAAAAACTGATCTTATTTATTTTGCTAGCTTGAGAATCTTGGCACATTTATAAAGTCGAGTATTAGCATTTCCAAGACATTATGTTTATCAGCTTTGGTTAGCAACGTTATCTTTGGTATGAAGGAAACAATATTATAACCTATGCATGCTACGATATATTTGTTTTTGTGAATAGTGCTtgaattatattaaaataaaacaATGATTACAACCACTCGTATTAAACAAAGTCGTCTAGAAACTAGCTAAATTACACAAACGCACACAAAATGCTCTATCTCTAGCTAGGTCTGACAACTTCAATCCCAACCACCAGAGAACACCAAAGACAGGACACACCGGATCCACCAGAGCTAAATGAAGAGGCTCCAAACATTGGACCGAAAGAGAAGCATGCGGATGCAATTTATTTTCTTGGTATGCTACGACAGGGGCACCACTCTGCAGCATCCTAGCATGCCTTTGAAAAACTTACCTAAAAATATGTTCACACATTTATGAAttcttctatatttttttcaaaatgtaGTATATATAAAAACTTCAAAACGGCACCATTGAATAGAAACATGTAATCTCTAAATGGCATAATAGGTGGAACTCGGTAGTACAATGATGCAACTTAGGGCACCTTGTTTCCATAGACAGGATTGATCCAATCCCTTCAAATTCCCTCCCAATCCGAATATATGGGACTAATCGCAACCCATCAACAAGGCGCCCTCCTAGTTTATGGGTTTGTACCATGTAGTATAAACCAAAATTCCCAAAGAAACCTAACAAAACAAAACTTCACAATATAAAAAGCAGCTCTATTGATTTAATTAGCTTTGCTTAGTTCACAATATAAAAAGTAACTCAATTGATTTAATTAGCTTTCCTTATGTTATATATATACTTCCTATTTGTGCCTACAGCTAATTATTCCCCTCAAATTGTTGGCAGACACAGCTTATGATGGAGCAAGTGGAGGAACTTCGCAGAAAGGTATTTTGAACGAGACTCGTTCGCAAATTTTCTAATCAAGCAGCAGTACAGCCGTATGGGCGTGTGGGTGTGGCTCTAGAGAAGTGCTAGTATATATTCTACTACCACATATGACTTGCCATTGGTTTTCATTGTAGCCAGCTAGGACATATCGCATGCACATTAGGGTAGATCCTAACTAGTATATCCTTAATTTAATTTGTCCAAACAACTAGAGTAGTGCTGCGTATAGCTAGGTGGCTTCCATGTATTTCTTGGAGATATAATTCTCGCGCAAGAGATTAGTGCTAGTATTTTATTTATATCACATTTCTAATGGACTGCGCAGGAGCGTCACCTGGGAGAAATTAACAGGCAACTCAAGCACAAGGTCCTTATCTGTTTACTAGTGGAACACCTATACATGTGacttattcatattttttttttcggaTCGTTTCAACTTACCATGGACAGTGTGTCTTTGTTTACTATGTTATATATTGTCCAATTCTACAGCTCGAGACTGAAGGTTGCAGCAACTACAGAACCTTGCAACAAGCCGCCTGGCCAGCTCCCGGTGCCGCCTTCGCGGATCATGACGGCGCCACACTTCATGTGCAGCCCCCTGCAGCTGCTATGGACTGTGAACCAACTCTGCAAATCGGGTACAGTCTCTAAGTAATCGCAATTCGAAAAACAGACGTGTATCTGCTGTAACTCACGAGTCATGGCGCGTGCATCTCATCTGAAGTTCCATGTACTAACAAAACAAAACTGATTCTGTTGCTAGGTATCCTCATCAGTTTCTGCCTTCTGAGGCAGCCAACAATATTCCACGCAGCGCCCCAGGAGGCGAGAACAACTTCATGCTGGGATGGGTTCTTTGATTCGACATGTTGATCCATCCATCAGATGAAATTTGAAACAAATAAAAGGCGTTCAGTGCTACATGCATATTCATGCTCAAGTAGTGCTTGAGTTGCCGCGACGTGGTCGGTCTTTTAAATTTATCGGTATGGTGTGTAAGAACTAAGAACTGCACCTTTATTCTATGTGGCTGTGGTGTGGTGCTTTTATAACTTAATTTGGACCATGAATCTTGTAAAATACTTATGCTGCCGGTGCAGTATGCATTCCAAAATTACCTGGACCGGTACTTAATTATTATGCCGATGCAAGATTCACTACACTTGATTGTTTGTTTGCCTTGTCTCTTTCTTCTGACCCAACTGAGCAGATTGTTCTAATCAAAGCTACCAGGTAATTCACCTGGACCACACCAATGCAATATATTGTTACTTCAGTATGTAGATGATGTATGGTATCCGCAACTTTCAGAGTCTGAGCACTGTTTTCACTAGAACTTCGTTTTAAGTACAGACAGTTTAGTTCTTCAGTAAGGCGACAACGACATGTCAGAGTCTGAGCACTGTTTTCCTGCAAGAGTATATCGGGTGGGAATAATTGTACAGTTTTGAATTATGGAATCTAATGTTGCCTTAATTTTAATTGTCAGGTAGAATGCCGTATGCACTCATTAATGGATTAATTGGCGTGCATGCACTGATCATCCGTATCTTCTCTTTAAATTTCTGTAGATTGCTGAAGTGATTGTCCTTATCTCATGCAGGAAACAGGAGCTAGTGTGGTGGCTTGACAGCCATGTACATGTCCATCCGATCATGACCAAAATGAATTAATTGGTGGCTGAAGCGTGAGGCACTTCATTTTTGCTTCACTACATGCATGCGAATGTGATGGGTATAGGGGATGAGTTTTGCAGTCTTTTATTTTGACTGATGGATTGAGAGTAAGGAGAAATCCTATCACCGATACAAAAATAGCGAGTATAATACTTTGGATATAATAATTGTGGCACATATCAATTTGGAAATGTTCGCGTGACAGTGAGGCCAAGAAATTTGCGATCTTATTGGGGTTACTTCTAATACCTTAGTTCATTTGGCTTTTCTAGCGAAGCCGTCCAAACTGACGAACAACCACGACAAACATTATTGGACAGCCAACTTTCTAATACCTTACTTCTAATGCACAGAATATCACAACCAACTTCAGAATCTTCCTCGAGCATTATTGGACATTGGCAACGCCAAACTGATGAACAACGACAAACAACAATCTGATCAGATTCTTAGTACGTCTTTGAAGAGACGATCATCAAGTTGTTTGATAAATTATTCGTTTACGGACCAACTCTGCAACTTAAATTAGACAAGAGTTGAAGAAATAATTTAGTTGAtctgaagaaaaaagagaaaagaatagtACAATTAATGAATATCGCTGATAGCACTATGAATGTGCATCTCTGATCATGATTCTCTACACCTACCGAACCTGTCAATCCAtgattatatatttaaatatctatatCAACTGACAGGTCCGTCGCCATTGATTAATGGTTTGCTAATCAAGCCCCATTGGTTTAATCAAGCCCCATTGATTAATGGTTATTGGCTAATAACCCAGCTGCTGTTATACCACCCGGCCGGTCCGTTGCCATCACTAACCTGTCCGCACCATTCCGGCACCACTTAACTGTTgaagaaaatataaatttcaatatatttttttacttggGTTTATTCTCATTTGTTTTGCTAGCCCGTTGACGAGTGTGTGGTTCACACCCATGGCAGGCAGCTCAAATGGGGCAGCAGCCACTCGGCTAGGGTTgggtgaaaagaaaagaaaaaaatgaaaaagagagTGAGGAGGCCGAGCGGCTGCTCGTTTGCAATGGCGGTGGCGCAACCGAACCCTGATTCCTGCGGGAATCGTGAGGCTCTGAAGGGCTGCACCGCTTCTACAAGAGGATTGACTTCTTCTCCCTGTGTAAAGGAGGAaaaacttcttcttttctctttggTTCTCCATTAACTCTCTCGATTGGTTGTCATCTCTGAGCTTATTGGAGGGTGGCTCTGATCTTGCTTTGGTGCTTTGATTTTCTCGAGGTGATTTGGTGGAGAAGCTCCTATGTTGGTGTTTATTGGAGCTGCGTTTGTCGAGGCTCGCCCGCACACAccgacgcggtgcggtgaggccttgtatctccgtcttcctCGCCGGCGGCAACAACGGTGAATAGGATTTCTGGGATAGCAGCATCTGTGTCGTGCCTTGCCTCGATTGATTTTGCATTTAAGCAAATCTCACTGTGAGTATTCGGTTTCCTCTCTTTCTATGGTCTGGACCACACGGGATGCTCGATGATGTGTAATTGCTATGAGATTGAACATGTTCACTAAGTACACTAGCATATACCTATAGTTTCTCTTATTTGGTTGAATCTGGTGCTACCTGGAGGCTATTCAGTGTGTAGTCATATTTTGTTTTCTAGCATACCGTGATACTTTTGTTGAATTGGGTTGAAAGCTATCTGTCTGCTAACCTTGTTTTGGATTAGTGTTGAGTGTGATCTGAGTATACTTTGCACACATCTGGTTGTAGATGGATTGCTACCTCAAATTGCAGTTGCTGTCTTTTGCTTTTTGTAGTTTAATTTCATCTCTGTATTAGCTATCTTGTTTCTACTGTGCCAATTTTGTGTTCTCTGATATTGGGCTGCAGCATTGTCTAGATATGCATTCAGATTTTGAGATTTTAGCTCAGGTTATAATTTTACTAGCTGAGATTTTAGGAACTTGCCCAATCGATGAAATACTTGTTATGACAATTAGTGAACAGGATTATACaggtcctggggccaattgtcaTACTGTTTCTGAGGACAATTTCACAAAAGTCTTATGCTTACTGTTCAGTTCATACATTACACATGTCTATGATTACTGTTGTTACATAATCTGTATTATTATGTGTACTGTTCATGCGTATAAATTTCATACTGTCAAGTTCTTATTTTTATACATATAAAGTAATATCAATGCTCATATTATCACACTATATACAACATTAACACCCGATCGAAAAGACAAAACTACCCTCCTTAACCCGCCGCCCCCCCTGCGCGCGCGCGGGTCCTCACCGAACGCGCGTGAGGAGGCTGGCGAGCCAGCCCAACCCGAGCGGGCCGACCCGCTCGTGCGGCAGCAGGCTGGACCGGCACAGCGGGCACGTCGCCCGGCCGAGGTCGATCCACCGGTCGATGCATTCGCGGTGGAAGGCATGCGCGCAGCTGCGCCAGCCGCCGCACATGGTCCATCGCCTCCATCCTCTCCAGGCACACGATGCATGTCGACGACGCCGCAGCCTCGCTGCCGTAGTCGTGGCACGGCGCGTGCTTGCTTGGAGACGACTGCTCGGCAACGAGCTGGCCATACTCGACGGCGGGGAGCCGGTTCTTTACATCCTCGGGCTGCGGGGCGTCCACCGAGCTGCGCGCACTGTCGTGCGGGAAGCGGCCGAGCCCCACGACGGAGCATCAGCAGGACGGCATCCCTGATGGCGCTGAGGATTGAGGAGCTTGCAGAAGGCGATGAGCGGCTTCGGGACAGCGAAGCAGTAGCACGCCAGCGGGAACCCCATGATCTAGTTCAACCTGAAGGAAAGGGGAGGCACCGCGGGGTGGGAAAGCACGGGTCGTTTTCACGTGATTTTTGTCGGCATGGCGTGGTGCATCGATCGGCGGGTGAAGAAAAGTGAGTGCATCTGCCGTGCCACCCCCACCTGATGATTGTGTGGAAGTCTCGGAACGGGCCGGTGCCCGCGGCTTGTGTAGCGGACGTGACGACCTGACTGGTTCACGAAGTACGTGCCGCCGCTTGACTGCCGAGGTAAAAGTACAGGTCCAGGGGCGTGGCGGAACGCGGGAAAACACCGAACTCGCGTAGTGGAAATGGTCGGAACATTCGGCCTTGGACAAGTCGTCGGCGTCCGTTTGTTCCGGGTGCGCGCCCGCGGGCGGGGCCGCGCGTGGAAGTACTGAACCCTTGGTCAGCCGAACGTGGGTGGCGTATGACAAGGTTCGTCGTAGGTGTCGCTTGCGTTCTTTACTCCACAGCTCAGCTCTGCACATTCTCCGCGTCATAAACATCACTGAGAATGATGTTCCAC
Coding sequences:
- the LOC133917661 gene encoding MADS-box transcription factor 6-like gives rise to the protein MGRGRVELKRIENKINRQVTFSKRRNGLLKKAYELSVLCDAEVALIIFSSRGKLYEFGSAGITKTLQRYQHCCYNTQDSNTLSETQSWYQEMSKLRAKFEALQRTQRHLLGEDLGPLSVKELQQLEKQLECAMSQARQRKTQLMMEQVEELRRKERHLGEINRQLKHKLETEGCSNYRTLQQAAWPAPGAAFADHDGATLHVQPPAAAMDCEPTLQIGYPHQFLPSEAANNIPRSAPGGENNFMLGWVL